The Tripterygium wilfordii isolate XIE 37 chromosome 4, ASM1340144v1, whole genome shotgun sequence genome has a window encoding:
- the LOC119996605 gene encoding CBL-interacting serine/threonine-protein kinase 21-like isoform X1, translating to MGFENNIGKYRLGQTIGEGTFAKVKLAVDTTNGSKVAVKIIDKQMVVESNLKYQVKREIRNMKLLHHPNIVRIYEVIGTKTKIYLVMEYVPGGQLSDKLSYIKKLGESEARKIFHQLIDAVDYCHSRGVYHRDLKPENVLLDSKGNIKVSDFGLSTLRKPGDILTTTCGSPCYVAPELLANKGYDGAAADVWSCGVILYELLACYLPFDDNNLMILYKKISGAEYAFPQWFTESEKRLISRILCPNPKKRVTIPEIIDDKWFQKDYVPSCGYECTEKVQLDDVNAALDSIEENGKETNMTKSSYFINAFQLIAMSQVLDLSGLFEEQDKKQLTRLGSKHTVNETIKKIEAAAMDVSLAVERMNNFKANRLSASYQMKMLPKQRMTRCSRSYFDLSAKVIEVSPNNCVVEISKSAGELRVYKEFCSSLSSLLKDI from the exons ATGGGATTTGAAAACAATATAGGGAAGTACCGTTTGGGACAAACCATCGGAGAAGGTACCTTTGCCAAGGTTAAGCTGGCCGTGGATACTACAAATGGCAGTAAGGTTGCAGTCAAGATCATTGACAAGCAGATGGTTGTGGAAAGCAATCTCAAGTATCAG GTGAAAAGAGAGATAAGAAACATGAAACTGCTGCATCACCCCAACATCGTACGGATATACGAG GTGATTGGTACAAAGACAAAAATTTATCTTGTAATGGAATATGTACCTGGAGGACAACTTTCAGATAAATTG TCTTACATCAAGAAATTAGGTGAATCCGAAGCTAGGAAAAttttccatcaactaattgATGCTGTAGATTATTGTCATAGCAGAGGAGTATATCACAGAGATCTAAAG CCAGAAAATGTGCTATTAGATAGCAAGGGAAATATAAAAGTATCCGATTTTGGACTAAGCACATTGAGGAAG CCAGGAGATATACTAACTACAACATGCGGATCTCCATGCTATGTAGCACCTGAG CTTCTTGCTAATAAGGGCTATGATGGAGCCGCAGCAGATGTTTGGTCTTGTGGAGTAATCCTTTATGAACTACTAGCATGTTATCTACCATTTGATGACAATAACCTTATGATATTGTACAAGAAG ATATCTGGAGCAGAATATGCATTTCCACAATGGTTTACGGAAAGTGAAAAGAGGCTAATCTCCAGGATACTTTGCCCAAATCCTAAAAAG CGGGTAACTATTCCAGAAATCATTGATGATAAATGGTTTCAGAAAGATTACGTACCTTCTTGCGGATATGAATGCACTGAGAAAGTCCAGTTGGATGATGTGAATGCTGCTTTAGATTCAATAGAG GAGAATGGAAAGGAGACAAACATGACCAAGTCCTCATATTTCATCAACGCTTTCCAATTGATTGCAATGTCACAAGTCCTTGATTTATCCGGTCTTTTCGAAGAGCAG GATAAGAAGCAACTGACAAGACTAGGCTCCAAGCATACAGTCAATGAGACCATCAAGAAAATAGAAGCTGCAGCAATGGATGTGAGTTTAGCAGTTGAACGGATGAATAATTTCAAG GCTAATAGATTATCAGCATCATATCAGATGAAAATGCTTCCAAAACAAAGAATGACTAGATGTTCCAGATCATATTTTGACCTATCAGCGAAG GTAATTGAGGTTTCTCCCAATAATTGTGTCGTGGAAATATCAAAATCAGCAGGGGAGCTAAGAGTGTACAAAGAG TTCTGCTCAAGCCTATCAAGTTTACTGAAAGACATATAG
- the LOC119996605 gene encoding CBL-interacting serine/threonine-protein kinase 21-like isoform X2, which yields MGFENNIGKYRLGQTIGEGTFAKVKLAVDTTNGSKVAVKIIDKQMVVESNLKYQVKREIRNMKLLHHPNIVRIYEVIGTKTKIYLVMEYVPGGQLSDKLSYIKKLGESEARKIFHQLIDAVDYCHSRGVYHRDLKPENVLLDSKGNIKVSDFGLSTLRKPGDILTTTCGSPCYVAPELLANKGYDGAAADVWSCGVILYELLACYLPFDDNNLMILYKKISGAEYAFPQWFTESEKRLISRILCPNPKKRVTIPEIIDDKWFQKDYVPSCGYECTEKVQLDDVNAALDSIEENGKETNMTKSSYFINAFQLIAMSQVLDLSGLFEEQDKKQLTRLGSKHTVNETIKKIEAAAMDVSLAVERMNNFKMKMLPKQRMTRCSRSYFDLSAKVIEVSPNNCVVEISKSAGELRVYKEFCSSLSSLLKDI from the exons ATGGGATTTGAAAACAATATAGGGAAGTACCGTTTGGGACAAACCATCGGAGAAGGTACCTTTGCCAAGGTTAAGCTGGCCGTGGATACTACAAATGGCAGTAAGGTTGCAGTCAAGATCATTGACAAGCAGATGGTTGTGGAAAGCAATCTCAAGTATCAG GTGAAAAGAGAGATAAGAAACATGAAACTGCTGCATCACCCCAACATCGTACGGATATACGAG GTGATTGGTACAAAGACAAAAATTTATCTTGTAATGGAATATGTACCTGGAGGACAACTTTCAGATAAATTG TCTTACATCAAGAAATTAGGTGAATCCGAAGCTAGGAAAAttttccatcaactaattgATGCTGTAGATTATTGTCATAGCAGAGGAGTATATCACAGAGATCTAAAG CCAGAAAATGTGCTATTAGATAGCAAGGGAAATATAAAAGTATCCGATTTTGGACTAAGCACATTGAGGAAG CCAGGAGATATACTAACTACAACATGCGGATCTCCATGCTATGTAGCACCTGAG CTTCTTGCTAATAAGGGCTATGATGGAGCCGCAGCAGATGTTTGGTCTTGTGGAGTAATCCTTTATGAACTACTAGCATGTTATCTACCATTTGATGACAATAACCTTATGATATTGTACAAGAAG ATATCTGGAGCAGAATATGCATTTCCACAATGGTTTACGGAAAGTGAAAAGAGGCTAATCTCCAGGATACTTTGCCCAAATCCTAAAAAG CGGGTAACTATTCCAGAAATCATTGATGATAAATGGTTTCAGAAAGATTACGTACCTTCTTGCGGATATGAATGCACTGAGAAAGTCCAGTTGGATGATGTGAATGCTGCTTTAGATTCAATAGAG GAGAATGGAAAGGAGACAAACATGACCAAGTCCTCATATTTCATCAACGCTTTCCAATTGATTGCAATGTCACAAGTCCTTGATTTATCCGGTCTTTTCGAAGAGCAG GATAAGAAGCAACTGACAAGACTAGGCTCCAAGCATACAGTCAATGAGACCATCAAGAAAATAGAAGCTGCAGCAATGGATGTGAGTTTAGCAGTTGAACGGATGAATAATTTCAAG ATGAAAATGCTTCCAAAACAAAGAATGACTAGATGTTCCAGATCATATTTTGACCTATCAGCGAAG GTAATTGAGGTTTCTCCCAATAATTGTGTCGTGGAAATATCAAAATCAGCAGGGGAGCTAAGAGTGTACAAAGAG TTCTGCTCAAGCCTATCAAGTTTACTGAAAGACATATAG
- the LOC119996606 gene encoding zinc finger MYM-type protein 1-like isoform X1: MESQGSKREKTLFSFFKPRESASTSEGHSPSNVDISNHQPPLSKSRRVEIDLSTLERDPGIRIPIWQHPVNQRDEIRRAYIKMGPYQPKLAEYRRTKSGSQNRKFQYSWFECFPWLEYSPSKDAAFCFPCFVFQNKVPLHPAFITEGFNSWKRVNDGVRCAFLMHVGGPTSPHRTAVKCVEDLMKVTGHIDKVLNAQTVEEVQKNRLRLTATIESIKWLSLQACAFRGHDESQTSSNRGNFIEMIRLMGRLNVNIGDVVLDKDSMTVCQHYHFDVFNSAIDFQHEELNSKFSDGAVELLILSSALEPKDNFKSFKVDDICKLAEKFYPEDFSEQEMHYLRCQLNHYKIDVLHHKSFQNMSTMTELCRGLVETKRAFSAMKHVKTALRNKMEEEFLADSTMIYIERELVEDIDSDSIIDEFYSTKHRRLQLK; this comes from the exons ATGGAAAGTCAAGGAAGCAAGAGAGAAAAAACTTTGTTTTCATTCTTTAAACCAAGAGAAAGTGCATCAACCAGTGAAGGGCATTCTCCATCTAATGTTGATATCTCAAATCACCAACCACCCCTTTCCAAATCTCGAAGAGTTGAAATTGATCTTAGTACTCTTGAACGGGATCCTGGGATTCGGATCCCTATATGGCAACATCCCGTTAATCAACGAGATGAAATTAGGAGAGCTTATATCAAAATGGGTCCGTATCAACCTAAGTTGGCAGAGTACCGAAGGACTAAATCAGGGTCACAAAACCGTAAATTTCAATATTCGTGGTTTGAATGCTTTCCTTGGTTAGAGTACTCTCCATCAAAGGATGCAGCATTTTGTTTTCCatgctttgtttttcaaaataaagTGCCTCTCCATCCTGCATTCATTACTGAAGGATTTAATAGTTGGAAAAGGGTTAATGATGGAGTTAGATGTGCATTTTTGATGCATGTGGGAGGTCCTACTTCACCACATAGGACTGCAGTGAAATGTGTTGAAGACTTAATGAAAGTAACTGGACATATTGACAAAGTGTTGAATGCACAAACTGTAGAAGAAGTTCAGAAGAATCGGTTGCGACTTACGGCAACAATTGAGAGTATAAAGTGGCTTAGCTTGCAAGCTTGTGCATTTAGAGGTCATGATGAATCTCAAACTTCTAGCAATCGTGGTAATTTTATAGAGATGATAAGACTTATGGGCCGATTGAATGTTAACATCGGTGATGTAGTCTTAGAT AAAGACTCGATGACAGTTTGCCAACACTATCATTTTGATGTGTTTAATTCAGCAATAGATTTTCAGCATGAAGAGTTGAATTCCAAATTTAGTGATGGAGCAGTGGAACTCCTTATACTTAGCTCTGCTTTAGAGCCGAAGGACAATTTTAAATCATTCAAAGTTGATGATATTTGCAAGCTTGCTGAGAAATTTTATCCAGAAGATTTCAGTGAGCAGGAAATGCATTATTTGAGATGTCAGCTTAATCATTATAAAATTGATGTGCTCCATCATAAGAGCTTTCAAAATATGTCTACCATGACTGAATTGTGTCGCGGATTAGTTGAAACAA AACGAGCATTTTCAGCTATGAAACATGTTAAAACTGCTCTTCGCAATAAAATGGAAGAGGAGTTTTTAGCAGATTCTACGATGATTTACATCGAACGAGAGCTTGTTGAAGATATCGATTCAGATTCGATAATAGACGAATTCTATTCTACAAAGCATCGAAGGCTGCAGCTTAAATAG
- the LOC119996998 gene encoding xylose isomerase — translation MEGCVEGGRAITTPTPTPSSSKLSNRWTGAAGGAAAMAELESCIFMIICYLLHQSKCCMTLIKLWLTIGGRSKVRLLSTTYLYGRVQAFPCLGLARGAGTLLIEPKPQEPTKHQYDWDPATSANFLRKYDLLDEFKLNIECNHATLSGHSCHHELETARINGLLGNIDANTGDPQIGWDTDQFLTDIGEGTMVMISVIRNGGLAPGGFNFDAKLRRESTDVEDLFIAHISGMDTLARGLRNAAKLIEDGSLGELVKKRYQSFDSEIGQQIEAGKADFDFLEKKAMEWGEPKVPSAKQELAEMFFQSSL, via the exons ATGGAA ggATGTGTTGAAGGTGGCAGGGCTATaacaacaccaacaccaacaccatcatcatcaaagctctCCAACCGTTGGACTGGAGCCGCAGGTGGTGCTGCTGCCATGGCAGAGTTGGAGAGTTGCATATTTATG ATTATCTGTTACTTGCTTCATCAAAGTAAATGCTGCATGACATTAATAAAATTGTGGTTGACGATT GGTGGGAGGTCGAAGGTTCGACTCCTATCAACAACCTACCTGTATGGGCGTGTGCAGGCGTTCCCGTGTCTGGGTCTGGCACGTGGTGCag GAACTCTGCTAATTGAGCCCAAACCTCAAGAACCCACCAAACATCA GTATGACTGGGATCCTGCAACATCAGCTAATTTCTTGAGAAAGTACGACCTTCTAG ATGAATTTAAACTTAACATCGAGTGCAACCATGCCACCCTGTCAGGACACAG TTGTCATCATGAGCTTGAAACTGCAAGAATCAACGGTTTACTTGGAAACATTGATGCAAACACTGGAGACCCACAGATTG GCTGGGATACAGACCAGTTTCTGACAGATATTGGAGAGGGAACAATGGTTATGATTAGCGTGATCAGAAAT GGAGGGTTGGCTCCCGGGGGATTCAACTTTGATGCGAAATT ACGGAGAGAGAGCACAGATGTTGAAGACTTGTTCATTGCTCATATTTCTGGGATGGATACTCTGGCCCGTGGTCTCCGAAATGCTGCAAAGTTGATTGAG gatggtTCGTTGGGCGAGCTTGTTAAGAAGCGATATCAGAGCTTTGATTCTGAAATTGGGCAACAAATTGAG GCGGGTAAGGCTGATTTTGACTTCCTTGAGAAGAAAGCCATGGAGTGGGGAGAACCCAAGGTTCCTTCTGCCAAGCAG GAACTAGCGGAGATGTTTTTCCAGTCTTCCCTATAG
- the LOC119996606 gene encoding uncharacterized protein LOC119996606 isoform X2, giving the protein MIHLGPSPNCYNLHSCSVPSIPAPTFADLQVLQPSKLQPPADQLSRRQLQVLEVGSWKQGLLTTLRVNHLNFEALQHKSLDIVNAMDLVSTTKALLFTLREEGFDHLLVHVQSVCRQNDIDIPDMNASYKRATGRSCQQKDSMTVCQHYHFDVFNSAIDFQHEELNSKFSDGAVELLILSSALEPKDNFKSFKVDDICKLAEKFYPEDFSEQEMHYLRCQLNHYKIDVLHHKSFQNMSTMTELCRGLVETKRAFSAMKHVKTALRNKMEEEFLADSTMIYIERELVEDIDSDSIIDEFYSTKHRRLQLK; this is encoded by the exons ATGATCCACCTAGGCCCTAGCCCCAATTGTTACAACTTACACTCTTGCAGCGTGCCCTCCATTCCAGCTCCAACTTTTGCAGACTTGCAGGTCCTCCAGCCATCCAAGCTCCAGCCTCCAGCGGACCAGCTCAGCAGGCGACAGCTACAAGTCTTGGAAGTCGGAAGTTGGAAGCAAGGCTTGTTGACGACATTGAGAGTGAatcatttgaattttgaag CTTTGCAGCACAAATCTCTTGACATCGTAAATGCCATGGATCTAGTCTCAACTACTAAAGCACTGCTTTTCACTTTGAGAGAAGAGGGATTTGATCATCTCCTTGTGCATGTGCAATCAGTTTGCAGACAAAATGACATTGACATACCAGATATGAATGCTTCATACAAAAGAGCTACAGGTCGTTCATGCCAACAAAAAGACTCGATGACAGTTTGCCAACACTATCATTTTGATGTGTTTAATTCAGCAATAGATTTTCAGCATGAAGAGTTGAATTCCAAATTTAGTGATGGAGCAGTGGAACTCCTTATACTTAGCTCTGCTTTAGAGCCGAAGGACAATTTTAAATCATTCAAAGTTGATGATATTTGCAAGCTTGCTGAGAAATTTTATCCAGAAGATTTCAGTGAGCAGGAAATGCATTATTTGAGATGTCAGCTTAATCATTATAAAATTGATGTGCTCCATCATAAGAGCTTTCAAAATATGTCTACCATGACTGAATTGTGTCGCGGATTAGTTGAAACAA AACGAGCATTTTCAGCTATGAAACATGTTAAAACTGCTCTTCGCAATAAAATGGAAGAGGAGTTTTTAGCAGATTCTACGATGATTTACATCGAACGAGAGCTTGTTGAAGATATCGATTCAGATTCGATAATAGACGAATTCTATTCTACAAAGCATCGAAGGCTGCAGCTTAAATAG